In Hwangdonia lutea, a single window of DNA contains:
- a CDS encoding putative zinc-binding protein, with protein sequence MTKSDRKKRQPLIYSCSGCSNVAQLANDMALQANADGLAEMSCIAGIGGKVKALVKKAQSNRPIIAIDGCVLQCAKHCLNGVNIEPTEHIILTDYDFKKKNDSTLHLEDEMKTYNLIAEKIKNITP encoded by the coding sequence ATGACAAAAAGTGATCGAAAAAAAAGACAGCCTTTAATTTATTCTTGCTCTGGTTGTAGCAATGTCGCGCAATTAGCTAACGATATGGCATTGCAAGCCAATGCAGACGGTTTAGCTGAAATGTCGTGTATTGCGGGCATTGGTGGAAAGGTTAAAGCTCTGGTTAAAAAAGCACAATCCAACAGACCAATTATTGCTATAGACGGCTGTGTTTTACAATGTGCCAAACATTGTCTAAATGGCGTAAACATTGAGCCTACAGAACATATTATTTTAACGGATTACGATTTTAAAAAGAAAAACGATAGCACATTACATTTGGAAGACGAAATGAAAACCTACAACCTTATTGCCGAAAAAATAAAAAACATAACCCCGTAA
- the truA gene encoding tRNA pseudouridine(38-40) synthase TruA has product MRYFIELSYNGSAYHGWQNQPKAISVQEVLERTLSTLLKTPISIMGAGRTDTGVHAAQMFAHFDFNEELNDKNIIFKLNSFLPKDIAIHNIFKVKADAHARFHAMSRTYLYRITLEKNVFTFNDTFYVKQALDVEKMNEASKILLDYKDFQCFSKSNTDVKTYYCNIMKAAWVFENNELRFTIKADRFLRNMVRAIVGTMVNIGLGKTTIDDLHAIIKSKNRSEAGFSVPAHALYLTNIEYPDDIKL; this is encoded by the coding sequence TTGCGGTATTTTATAGAACTTTCTTATAACGGCAGCGCCTATCACGGTTGGCAAAATCAGCCAAAAGCCATATCGGTTCAAGAAGTTTTGGAACGCACTTTATCTACTTTGTTAAAAACGCCCATTTCTATTATGGGCGCAGGACGAACCGATACGGGCGTTCATGCCGCACAAATGTTTGCGCATTTTGATTTTAATGAGGAATTGAACGATAAAAACATCATTTTTAAGCTCAATTCGTTTTTGCCTAAAGACATTGCCATCCACAACATTTTTAAAGTGAAAGCTGATGCGCATGCGCGTTTTCATGCCATGAGCAGAACCTATTTATACCGAATAACTTTAGAGAAAAATGTGTTTACCTTTAACGATACCTTTTATGTGAAGCAGGCTTTGGATGTTGAAAAAATGAATGAAGCTTCGAAAATTTTATTGGATTATAAAGATTTTCAATGCTTTTCGAAAAGTAATACCGATGTAAAAACGTATTATTGTAATATCATGAAGGCGGCATGGGTTTTTGAAAATAACGAGCTCCGTTTTACCATTAAAGCCGATAGGTTTTTGCGTAACATGGTGCGTGCCATTGTTGGCACAATGGTTAACATTGGTTTGGGTAAAACTACTATTGATGATTTGCATGCTATTATAAAATCTAAAAATAGGAGTGAAGCTGGTTTTTCGGTGCCTGCACATGCCTTATATTTAACAAATATTGAATATCCGGACGATATAAAATTGTAA
- a CDS encoding sulfatase, with amino-acid sequence MKPLFYSLFLLLGFSVFSQEKKQNILFIISDDLTATAVSSYENKACHTPNIDKLASEGIRYTKAYTQYPVCGPSRASFMSGYYPNATTTFGYVSGRKNIGNERKTWSQLFKDNGYYTARVSKIYHMGVPIDIETGANGQDDEASWTERFNSPGPEWKAIGDAELVQGNPDGAIERKGGNVMTIVKADGDDLVHSDGKTAKKASELIRKHKDKPFFLAVGFVRPHVPFVTPKSYFESYPFNEIILPKKVDDDWDDIPKRGINYVTSLNAKMSLEQEKKAVAAYYASVSFMDAQVGKVLKTLKDEGLEDNTIVIFTSDHGFHLGEHSFWMKVSLHEESVRVPLIIKVPGKKAAVCHSFVELLDLYPTIAELAGLKPSKHLQGKSLVKTIDNPKKKVRDMAFSVSQGGKSFLLRNDKWAYIQYNEDASAGIELFDMENDPKQYTNLAENPKYSKIVNRFKKKLAKKLKAVRTNDLEINYSN; translated from the coding sequence ATGAAACCACTTTTCTACTCCCTATTTTTACTGCTAGGTTTCAGTGTTTTTTCCCAAGAAAAGAAACAAAATATCTTATTCATTATTTCCGATGATTTAACTGCAACAGCAGTCTCATCGTACGAAAACAAAGCCTGCCACACACCAAACATCGATAAATTAGCTTCAGAAGGTATAAGATATACCAAAGCCTATACGCAATACCCGGTTTGTGGGCCTTCACGAGCATCCTTTATGTCAGGTTATTACCCAAACGCAACCACAACTTTTGGCTATGTTAGCGGCAGAAAAAACATAGGAAATGAAAGAAAAACTTGGTCGCAGCTCTTTAAAGACAACGGTTATTATACCGCACGAGTGAGCAAAATTTACCACATGGGCGTTCCAATTGATATTGAAACCGGCGCGAACGGACAAGATGATGAAGCCTCATGGACCGAACGTTTTAACAGCCCGGGGCCCGAATGGAAGGCGATTGGCGATGCAGAATTGGTTCAGGGAAATCCTGATGGTGCAATAGAAAGAAAGGGCGGAAATGTTATGACGATTGTAAAAGCCGATGGCGACGACTTGGTGCATTCCGATGGAAAAACAGCTAAAAAGGCCTCAGAACTTATTAGAAAACACAAAGACAAACCCTTTTTTTTAGCGGTGGGTTTTGTAAGACCTCATGTGCCTTTTGTGACGCCTAAATCTTATTTTGAATCCTATCCTTTTAACGAAATTATTTTACCCAAAAAAGTTGACGACGATTGGGACGACATCCCAAAACGCGGTATAAACTACGTAACAAGCCTTAATGCAAAAATGAGTTTAGAGCAAGAAAAAAAGGCCGTTGCGGCATATTACGCATCGGTTTCGTTTATGGATGCTCAAGTTGGCAAAGTGCTTAAAACACTTAAAGACGAAGGGTTGGAAGACAACACCATTGTTATTTTCACTTCCGATCACGGGTTCCATTTAGGCGAGCATAGTTTCTGGATGAAAGTGAGTTTGCACGAAGAGTCCGTTCGCGTCCCGTTAATCATTAAAGTTCCCGGTAAAAAAGCAGCCGTTTGTCATTCTTTTGTTGAATTATTGGATTTGTATCCAACCATTGCCGAACTAGCGGGTTTAAAACCATCAAAACATTTACAAGGAAAAAGTTTGGTAAAAACGATAGACAACCCTAAAAAGAAAGTTAGAGATATGGCTTTTAGTGTATCGCAAGGCGGAAAAAGTTTTTTATTACGGAATGACAAATGGGCTTATATTCAATATAACGAAGATGCCTCGGCTGGCATTGAATTGTTTGATATGGAAAATGACCCTAAACAATATACCAATTTAGCTGAAAACCCTAAATACTCTAAAATTGTTAACCGTTTTAAAAAGAAACTGGCTAAAAAACTTAAAGCGGTTAGAACGAATGATTTAGAGATTAATTACAGTAATTAA
- a CDS encoding YqaE/Pmp3 family membrane protein translates to MSFWRVLLSIICPPLAVIDKGCGSILITFLLWLCGWVPGVIAALVIVNNPKN, encoded by the coding sequence ATGAGTTTCTGGAGAGTTTTATTGTCTATTATTTGTCCGCCTTTAGCTGTTATAGATAAAGGATGTGGCTCTATTTTAATCACTTTTTTACTATGGCTTTGTGGCTGGGTTCCGGGCGTTATTGCAGCACTGGTTATTGTTAATAATCCCAAAAATTAG
- the lipB gene encoding lipoyl(octanoyl) transferase LipB: MNKTIELQDLGYKDYKQTWDYQEQLFKGIVDTKIKNRREEAGLNTKNYFLFVEHPHVYTLGKSGDLSNLLLNEAQLTEKGATFYKINRGGDITYHGPGQVVGYPILDLENFFTDIHKYLRFLEEMIILTLAEYGLKAERSPGETGVWLDVGTPFARKICAMGVRASRWVTMHGFALNVNANLGYFDNIIPCGIRGKAVTSLNVELAQKTVDETEVKEKLLKHFSTLFEAEFINKKK; the protein is encoded by the coding sequence ATGAATAAAACTATAGAACTGCAGGATCTAGGCTATAAAGACTATAAGCAAACTTGGGATTATCAAGAGCAATTGTTTAAAGGTATTGTAGACACGAAAATTAAAAATAGGCGTGAAGAAGCGGGTTTAAATACTAAAAATTATTTTTTGTTTGTTGAACATCCGCATGTTTATACTTTAGGCAAAAGCGGCGATTTGTCAAATTTGCTATTAAACGAAGCGCAACTTACCGAAAAAGGCGCAACCTTTTATAAAATTAATCGCGGTGGAGATATTACCTATCACGGCCCGGGACAAGTGGTTGGCTATCCTATTTTAGATTTGGAAAACTTTTTTACAGACATTCATAAATACCTGCGTTTTTTAGAAGAAATGATAATATTAACCTTGGCGGAATACGGTTTAAAAGCAGAACGTAGCCCTGGCGAAACAGGTGTTTGGCTCGATGTTGGCACACCCTTTGCCCGTAAAATTTGCGCTATGGGTGTTCGGGCTAGCCGTTGGGTTACCATGCATGGGTTTGCGCTAAACGTAAACGCTAATTTGGGGTATTTTGATAATATTATTCCTTGTGGTATTCGCGGTAAAGCGGTTACCTCTTTAAACGTGGAGTTGGCTCAAAAAACCGTTGATGAAACTGAGGTTAAAGAAAAACTTCTAAAACATTTCTCCACTCTTTTTGAGGCTGAGTTTATTAATAAAAAGAAATAG